The nucleotide sequence CATTTATTTTTATAAATTGGTGTAGGTGGTAACCACCATTTTTAATTTTTATAAGCTTAAAAGGAATTTTTGAAATCATTGTCTTTGGTATAAAAAAAGAGCGCTTCTGTTTTAAAGAAGCGCTCTTTATGTTTAGAAAGAAAATTATTTTACAGCAACATTCATGTTGTCTAGTACATCCATTACTTCTTTTACTGCTTTAGCTGAATCAGCCAATAGTTTAGACTCATCCGCGTTTAATTTTAATTCAATAATTTCTTCGATGCCGTTTTTCCCAAGTTTAACAGGTACTCCAAGGTAAACGTTTTTCATTCCATATTCGCCTTGCAGCCATGCGCATACCGGAAAAATTCTTTTTTGGTCGCGAACAATTGCTTCTACCATTTGCGCAGCAGCAGCTCCAGGAGCATACCATGCAGAAGTACCTAGTAGATTTACAATTTCCCCTCCTCCTTTTTTTGTACGTTCAATTATCGCATCTAATTTATCTTTTTCAATTAGTTCGGTAACCGGAATTCCACCTACAGTAGTATATCTAGGAAGTGGAACCATGGTGTCGCCATGCCCACCCATTAATACAGCTTGAATATCTTTAGGTGAGCAGTTCAACGCTTCAGCTAAAAATGCTTTGTAACGAGCGGTGTCTAAAATACCAGCCATTCCAAATACTCTTTTAGGATCAATTTTAGCTGTCAAATACGCACAATAAGTCATTACATCCAAAGGGTTTGAAACAATTATGATAATTGCCTTAGGAGAATGTTTAATAACATTTTCAGTAACTGTCTTTACAATATTAGCGTTAGTAGAAATTAAGTCATCACGGCTCATCCCCGGTTTTCTTGGAAGACCTGATGTAATTACAACAACATCAGAGTTTGCTGTTTTTGTATAATCGTTTGTGCTTCCTTTTACACGTGAATCATACATGTTGATAGGCGCTGTTTGCCAAATATCTAGTGCTTTACCTTCGGCAAAGTTTTCTTTTATATCAACTAAAACAATCTCATTGGCTAATTCTTTATGAGCAATAACATCAGCACAAGTTGCGCCTACATTTCCTGCTCCAACTACAGTTACTTTCATTTTATTTTGTTTTTAAATGTTTGAAAATTTGGTAAGCTAAATTAATAAAAACTTTTGTGTTACTTAATAGGCTATGTTTTAATTGTTGAATAGCAGCTTTTGATTTAATATAATACACAGATAATCAGTATTTTGTATGTTTAAGTACATTCAAATTCTTTTTAATGCCCAATAACATTTGTCTGTGTGAATAAAATTTTATAAATTCGCCCCCTTATTAGTTATTAACCAAATATTGTTAAAAATGTACGCTATTGTAGATATTGCAGGACAGCAATTTAAAGTAGAAAAAAATAAACGAGTTTACGTACATCGTTTAGAAGGCGCTGAAGGTACTACTGTTGAGTTTGATAAAGTTTTTTTGTTAGAAAAAGACGGAAAAATATCTGTTGGTGCTCCTACTGTTGAAGGTGCTAGAGTAGCCGGCAAAATTCTTTCTCATCCTAAAGGTGATAAAGTAATTGTTTTCAAAAAGAAAAGAAGAAAAGGATATGCTAAGTTAAACGGACACCGTCAGTATTTGACAGAAGTTCTTATTCAAGGTATATTAGGGAAAGGCGAAACTTTTGTAGAAGAGCCAACTGCTGAGAAAAAAGTGAAAAAAGCTACAAAAAAAGCAGAGCCTAAAGCAAAAGTAGCTGATGTTGAAGTTGAGGAAAAACCAAAAAAGACAAGAAAAACAACCAAAAAAGCAGAATAATTTAAGTTTCAACCATTAAAATTTTTTAGATCATGGCACATAAAAAAGGTGAAGGTAAGGTAAAAAACGGTCGTGAGTCGCACAGTAAGCGTTTAGGTATTAAGATATATGGTGGTCAGCCGGCAATTGCAGGAAACATCATTGTTAGACAAAGAGGAACAAA is from Bacteroidota bacterium and encodes:
- the mdh gene encoding malate dehydrogenase, producing MKVTVVGAGNVGATCADVIAHKELANEIVLVDIKENFAEGKALDIWQTAPINMYDSRVKGSTNDYTKTANSDVVVITSGLPRKPGMSRDDLISTNANIVKTVTENVIKHSPKAIIIIVSNPLDVMTYCAYLTAKIDPKRVFGMAGILDTARYKAFLAEALNCSPKDIQAVLMGGHGDTMVPLPRYTTVGGIPVTELIEKDKLDAIIERTKKGGGEIVNLLGTSAWYAPGAAAAQMVEAIVRDQKRIFPVCAWLQGEYGMKNVYLGVPVKLGKNGIEEIIELKLNADESKLLADSAKAVKEVMDVLDNMNVAVK
- the rplU gene encoding 50S ribosomal protein L21, with product MYAIVDIAGQQFKVEKNKRVYVHRLEGAEGTTVEFDKVFLLEKDGKISVGAPTVEGARVAGKILSHPKGDKVIVFKKKRRKGYAKLNGHRQYLTEVLIQGILGKGETFVEEPTAEKKVKKATKKAEPKAKVADVEVEEKPKKTRKTTKKAE
- the rpmA gene encoding 50S ribosomal protein L27, translated to MAHKKGEGKVKNGRESHSKRLGIKIYGGQPAIAGNIIVRQRGTKHYPAANVGIGKDHTLFALADGVVKFTVKKNEKSYVSIVTA